A region of Lycium barbarum isolate Lr01 chromosome 3, ASM1917538v2, whole genome shotgun sequence DNA encodes the following proteins:
- the LOC132632267 gene encoding protein PARALOG OF AIPP2-like isoform X5: MESKVDQVSGGSGMINNLSFSVNDISSSNKTRKCETRQSSEINSAIHTSSSNLSFSANTEVKANARTSDVSSATSDGAVLAKLKDPKSLEGLDDNMSCIVRGDEANKLSSVGKMSGDRSSLQCSSTSSGKTINNQTSAGCVHVKNEADDGSTIGHSRRNESSGEANNKAPSEAISSRNAHSTGDYLENNHSSVKNDVASEASDDLPADTCPEKDDEKSVGSPVSSDTKDALQSHQMDESEDSDIEEQDVKVCDICGDAGREDLLAICCKCTDGAEHTYCMRKMLQKVPEGDWMCEECKFDEEMKNRKEVKSVKLDGNGKSYPTGKIAVGNTGLTIKTESKPSDFDGDIVSDAKISGKRRMDDTEVSSVAKKQALEPVSGSPKTLSPNRLPALSRESSFKNPDKGKLRSANQISSGGLAVHDTPAWGSRTQTSRGTFSKSNSFNSLAAKRKVQLVDEGFLLKQKLVRESVSLDAKESSSRSMGKSMSFRSINTSRNNVSESKVKMLSPKFSSAQDKGQMSTKERNQFERKNSFRSERSPSTSVPSRTDQRSAFRGDPSPLSSSSNIRDSRTGQVDSKPVSLLKSSGAVARRTQDVSVYSDEAKKQISHTSISPGALAANTISSSDQRTDQSSARDDSLSNSHIAERPTSSAGEGLSDELFQPSESKNVGERTKESSGRRLKQAGTGTKSLFCQKCKGSGHLADSCTVDVSELSASDVSAVRNTREAPNGTSNLKAAIEAAMLRKPGICRKNRVLDQSDDLAVSNTNSEATVQDPLSGSSSRRNLSSNEDGYVVSSNSMTGFHKQEIGSLGQLSVPPAEALAGAGNAFPILPSDEKSSLVDLLRYSQATMLILSRTAIPEHEYIWQGAFEVQKSGRILDLCDGIQAHLSSCASPNVVDTVNKFPQRVLFNEVSRLSTWPIQFQEYGVKEDNIALFFFAKDIGSYERCYKTLVENMIRNDTALKANLQGVELLIFPSNRLPEKSQRWNMMFFLWGVFRVKKASCMQHMQAAGKPSLAPQDIPKSVVSFPENVHCLRPVDNVTSANVSMDGEVIASKESGCPLVNGNVDSKVSQVCKGDSADTNVEHLERSSMSTVPSSHMNSALERRQFGIFQVGDAVRECKAEVQSSFTPAANTSSYLSTSEPVPMECGSLLDRQKPFGSVDEAAGHMPEKASVGSTGKGFSSTNGRKFEINLEDEYKDEEASETSGSATTEPTRKALNSDVLNHLKRPHSVETVMHSANSGVNQASRSFNDHDILVERAHYDKKLKTSIGGSYGNSEQTSCSSDDLLSRMHGSSYGPYLPDTGYDEALSKAAIPECSGSAARYFFPVDPNPVMTSSTPWQMRHPDYDRLSDRVPNLELALGGESSLLTQGIPPFLVGKADKKISQDQGGETHLLTQGIPPFLVGKVDKKIIQDQGGGEIHSLTPGIPPFLVGKVDKKVNQGQGGETHSLTPGIPPFLVGKADKKVSQDHSSAKEEAGVEEVEDVSASLSLSLSFPFPDKEQQKGSVSQTEQAIPETRRSNTFPLFFRGLGNK, from the exons ATGGAGTCAAAAGTTGATCAAGTATCGGGGGGAAGCGGTatgataaataacttaagtttCTCTGTCAATGACATTTCATCTTCTAATAAGACTAGAAAATGTGAAACTAGACAGAGTAGTGAAATAAACAGCGCAATCCACACAAGTTCAAGTAACTTATCTTTCTCTGCAAACACTGAAGTTAAAGCAAATGCAAGGACTTCTGATGTTTCATCGGCTACTTCAGATGGTGCAGTGCTTGCGAAGTTAAAGGATCCCAAATCTCTTGAAGGCCTTGATGACAACATGTCATGTATCGTGAGAGGAGATGAAGCTAATAAATTGTCCAGCGTTGGTAAGATGAGTGGAGACAGATCAAGTCTTCAGTGTTCTTCTACTTCTAGTGGGAAGACTATAAATAATCAAACTTCTGCTGGATGTGTACACGTGAAAAATGAGGCTGATGATGGTAGTACAATTGGCCATAGTAGGCGGAATGAAAGTAGCGGGGAAGCAAATAATAAGGCACCTAGTGAGGCGATCTCTTCAAGAAATGCACATAGTACAGGAGACTATTTGGAAAATAACCATTCATCAGTAAAGAATGACGTGGCATCTGAAGCTTCTGATGATCTGCCTGCTGATACTTGTCCCGAGAAGGATGATGAAAAGAGTGTTGGATCACCTGTTTCGTCTGATACAAAGGATGCTTTACAGTCTCATCAAATGGATGAGAGTGAGGATTCTGACATAGAGGAGCAAGAT GTGAAAGTTTGTGATATATGTGGAGATGCTGGTCGGGAGGATTTACTTGCCATATGTTGCAAGTGTACAGATGGTGCAGAACATAC TTATTGCATGCGAAAAATGTTACAAAAAGTTCCAGAGGGGGATTGGATGTGCGAGGAATGCAAATTTGACGAGGAAATGAAAAATCGGAAAGAAGTTAAATCTGTGAAGCTTGATGGAAATGGAAAAAGTTATCCTACTGGTAAAATTGCTGTTGGAAATACAGGCCTCACCATAAAAACGGAATCAAAACCTTCTGATTTTGACGGTGACATAGTTTCTGATGCCAAAATTTCTGGCAAGAGGCGTATGGATGATACTGAAGTTTCTTCTGTGGCAAAGAAGCAGGCTCTCGAACCAGTTTCGGGGTCACCCAAAACGCTGAGTCCCAACAGACTTCCTGCACTTTCTCGTGAAAGTTCATTTAAGAACCCAGATAAGGGGAAGTTAAGATCTGCAAATCAAATCTCCTCTGGAGGACTTGCTGTTCATGATACTCCAGCTTGGGGGTCACGAACACAAACTTCTAGAG GTACCTTTTCAAAGTCTAATTCTTTCAATTCCCTGGCTGCAAAACGAAAAGTGCAACTTGTCGATGAGGGCTTCCTGCTGAAGCAGAAATTGGTCAGAGAGTCTGTTAGTCTTGATGCGAAAGAGAGTTCTAGTCGATCAATGGGCAAATCTATGTCATTTAGATCGATAAACACAAGCCGCAACAATGTTTCTGAATCAAAGGTTAAAATGTTATCCCCTAAGTTTTCCTCTGCTCAGGACAAAGGACAAATGTCGACAAAAGAACGAAATCAATTTGAAAGGAAGAATTCTTTTAGATCAGAGCGTTCTCCCAGCACTTCTGTTCCTTCTAGAACCGATCAAAGATCTGCATTTCGAGGTGACCCTTCTCCACTTTCTTCCTCAAGTAATATCCGTGATTCGAGGACAGGTCAGGTTGACAGCAAACCTGTGTCATTATTGAAATCTTCTGGTGCTGTTGCTCGTAGGACTCAGGATGTATCTGTTTATTCAG ATGAAGCTAAGAAGCAGATATCACACACATCCATCTCCCCAGGAGCTCTTGCTGCCAATACAATTAGTAGCTCTGATCAGAGAACTGACCAGAGTAGCGCTAGGGATGATTCTTTGTCAAACTCTCATATCGCTGAGAGACCAACATCTAGCGCTGGTGAAGGTCTGTCAGATGAGCTGTTCCAACCGAGTGAGTCAAAAAATGTTGGTGAGAGAACAAAGGAGAGTTCTGGGAGACGCTTAAAACAAGCTGGAACTGGTACTAAGTCACTCTTCTGCCAGAAGTGTAAAGGAAGTGGTCACTTGGCAGATAGTTGCACTGTTGATGTGTCTGAATTATCCGCTTCTGATGTTTCTGCTGTAAGAAATACTAGAGAGGCCCCAAATGGCACCAGCAATCTTAAAGCTGCAATTGAGGCTGCTATGCTAAGGAAGCCTGGAATATGCCGGAAGAATAGAGTTTTGGATCAATCTGATGATTTAGCTGTGTCAAACACAAATTCTGAAGCAACAGTGCAAGATCCACTATCTGGTTCAAGTAGCAGAAGAAATTTATCTTCCAATGAGGACGGCTATGTGGTGTCATCGAACTCAATGACTGGCTTTCATAAACAGGAAATCGGTAGCTTGGGGCAGCTGTCAGTGCCTCCTGCTGAAGCTCTTGCCGGAGCAGGGAACGCGTTCCCTATTCTTCCGTCTGACGAAAAGTCTTCACTTGTTGATTTACTTAGATATTCTCAAGCAACAATGTTAATACTTTCGAGGACAGCAATTCCAGAGCATGAATATATATGGCA GGGTGCTTTTGAGGTTCAGAAGAGTGGGAGAATTCTTGACCTATGTGATGGAATTCAGGCTCATTTATCAAGTTGTGCATCACCCAACGTTGTTGACACAGTAAACAAATTTCCTCAAAGGGTCCTCTTTAATGAGGTATCACGATTGAGCACTTGGCCAATTCAATTTCAGGAGTATGGTGTTAAAGAAGATAATATTGCACTGTTCTTTTTTGCTAAAGATATTGGGAG CTACGAGAGGTGCTATAAAACTTTGGTGGAGAATATGATTAGGAATGACACGGCTCTCAAAGCTAATCTTCAAGGTGTCGAACTTCTGATATTCCCATCTAACCGACTTCCTGAAAAATCTCAAC GGTGGAATATGATGTTCTTCCTGTGGGGTGTCTTTAGAGTAAAGAAGGCAAGCTGCATGCAACATATGCAAGCAGCTGGAAAGCCATCTCTTGCACCCCAAGATATTCCAAAGTCAGTCGTGTCTTTTCCAGAGAATGTACATTGCCTCAGGCCTGTAGACAATGTTACAAGTGCTAACGTTTCCATGGATGGTGAGGTAATTGCTTCAAAGGAGTCTGGTTGTCCATTAGTTAATGGAAATGTTGATTCGAAAGTGTCCCAAGTATGCAAAGGTGACTCTGCAGACACAAATGTGGAGCATCTGGAGCGTAGCTCCATGTCTACTGTACCATCCAGCCACATGAATTCTGCCCTAGAGAGGAGACAATTTGGCATTTTCCAG GTCGGTGATGCTGTACGTGAATGCAAAGCGGAAGTGCAAAGTAGTTTTACTCCAGCTGCCAATACTTCGTCATATCTTAGTACAAGTGAACCAGTGCCAATGGAATGTGGTTCTTTACTTGATAGACAGAAGCCATTTGGTTCTGTTGATGAAGCTGCAGGTCATATGCCGGAGAAAGCTTCTGTGGGCAGCACGGGGAAGGGCTTCAGTAGCACAAATGGTAGGAAATTTGAGATAAATCTGGAAGATGAGTATAAGGATGAAGAGGCATCTGAAACAAGTGGAAGTGCAACTACTGAACCAACACGGAAGGCACTCAATAGTGATGTGCTGAACCACCTGAAACGTCCACATTCTGTTGAGACCGTGATGCATTCTGCTAACTCTGGAGTTAATCAGGCAAGTCGAAGTTTTAATGATCATGACATTCTAGTTGAAAGGGCACACTACGACAAAAAATTGAAGACTAGTATTGGTGGATCTTATGGTAACAGCGAGCAAACTAGTTGTTCCAGCGATGATCTGTTGTCACGGATGCATGGTTCCTCTTATGGACCCTATCTTCCGGATACTGGGTATGATGAAGCTCTGAGTAAAGCAGCTATCCCGGAGTGCTCGGGGAGTGCAGCAAGATATTTCTTCCCTGTTGATCCAAATCCTGTTATGACTAGCTCAACCCCTTGGCAAATGCGTCATCCAGACTATGATCGGCTTAGTGATAGAGTCCCAAATCTTGAGCTAGCATTAGGTGGTGAGTCAAGTTTGCTGACCCAGGGAATCCCACCCTTTTTAGTTGGGAAAGCAGACAAGAAAATCAGTCAGGACCAAGGTGGTGAGACACATTTGCTGACTCAGGGAATCCCACCCTTTTTAGTTGGGAAAGTAGACAAGAAAATCATTCAGGACCAAGGTGGCGGCGAGATACATTCGCTGACTCCGGGAATACCGCCCTTTTTAGTTGGGAAGGTAGACAAAAAAGTCAATCAGGGCCAAGGTGGCGAGACACATTCGCTGACTCCGGGTATACCACCCTTTTTAGTTGGGAAAGCAGACAAGAAAGTCAGTCAGGACCATTCTTCAGCGAAGGAAGAAGCTGGAGTGGAGGAGGTGGAGGATGTCTCTGCTTCTCTCTCGCTTtctctttcctttcctttcccAGATAAGGAACAGCAGAAAGGGTCTGTTTCACAAACTGAGCAGGCAATACCTGAAACAAGACGCAGTAATACGTTTCCTCTCTTCTTTCGGGGACTGGGCAACAAGTAG
- the LOC132632267 gene encoding protein PARALOG OF AIPP2-like isoform X2: MQGPFDESICSFQSNTVSAEVSKESILCSRNQSVGGRLVSGTCNVCSTPCSSCIPTSQSQMESKVDQVSGGSGMINNLSFSVNDISSSNKTRKCETRQSSEINSAIHTSSSNLSFSANTEVKANARTSDVSSATSDGAVLAKLKDPKSLEGLDDNMSCIVRGDEANKLSSVGKMSGDRSSLQCSSTSSGKTINNQTSAGCVHVKNEADDGSTIGHSRRNESSGEANNKAPSEAISSRNAHSTGDYLENNHSSVKNDVASEASDDLPADTCPEKDDEKSVGSPVSSDTKDALQSHQMDESEDSDIEEQDVKVCDICGDAGREDLLAICCKCTDGAEHTYCMRKMLQKVPEGDWMCEECKFDEEMKNRKEVKSVKLDGNGKSYPTGKIAVGNTGLTIKTESKPSDFDGDIVSDAKISGKRRMDDTEVSSVAKKQALEPVSGSPKTLSPNRLPALSRESSFKNPDKGKLRSANQISSGGLAVHDTPAWGSRTQTSRGTFSKSNSFNSLAAKRKVQLVDEGFLLKQKLVRESVSLDAKESSSRSMGKSMSFRSINTSRNNVSESKVKMLSPKFSSAQDKGQMSTKERNQFERKNSFRSERSPSTSVPSRTDQRSAFRGDPSPLSSSSNIRDSRTGQVDSKPVSLLKSSGAVARRTQDVSVYSDEAKKQISHTSISPGALAANTISSSDQRTDQSSARDDSLSNSHIAERPTSSAGEGLSDELFQPSESKNVGERTKESSGRRLKQAGTGTKSLFCQKCKGSGHLADSCTVDVSELSASDVSAVRNTREAPNGTSNLKAAIEAAMLRKPGICRKNRVLDQSDDLAVSNTNSEATVQDPLSGSSSRRNLSSNEDGYVVSSNSMTGFHKQEIGSLGQLSVPPAEALAGAGNAFPILPSDEKSSLVDLLRYSQATMLILSRTAIPEHEYIWQGAFEVQKSGRILDLCDGIQAHLSSCASPNVVDTVNKFPQRVLFNEVSRLSTWPIQFQEYGVKEDNIALFFFAKDIGSYERCYKTLVENMIRNDTALKANLQGVELLIFPSNRLPEKSQRWNMMFFLWGVFRVKKASCMQHMQAAGKPSLAPQDIPKSVVSFPENVHCLRPVDNVTSANVSMDGEVIASKESGCPLVNGNVDSKVSQVCKGDSADTNVEHLERSSMSTVPSSHMNSALERRQFGIFQVGDAVRECKAEVQSSFTPAANTSSYLSTSEPVPMECGSLLDRQKPFGSVDEAAGHMPEKASVGSTGKGFSSTNGRKFEINLEDEYKDEEASETSGSATTEPTRKALNSDVLNHLKRPHSVETVMHSANSGVNQASRSFNDHDILVERAHYDKKLKTSIGGSYGNSEQTSCSSDDLLSRMHGSSYGPYLPDTGYDEALSKAAIPECSGSAARYFFPVDPNPVMTSSTPWQMRHPDYDRLSDRVPNLELALGGESSLLTQGIPPFLVGKADKKISQDQGGETHLLTQGIPPFLVGKVDKKIIQDQGGGEIHSLTPGIPPFLVGKVDKKVNQGQGGETHSLTPGIPPFLVGKADKKVSQDHSSAKEEAGVEEVEDVSASLSLSLSFPFPDKEQQKGSVSQTEQAIPETRRSNTFPLFFRGLGNK, encoded by the exons ATGCAAGGGCCATTTGATGAATCTATTTGTAGCTTCCAGTCGAATACG GTGTCAGCTGAAGTCAGTAAGGAATCGATTCTGTGTTCTCGGAATCAGAGTGTTGGTGGAAGACTAGTCTCTGGGACGTGTAACGTGTGTTCCACTCCTTGCTCATCTTGTATCCCCACTAGTCAAAGTCAAATGGAGTCAAAAGTTGATCAAGTATCGGGGGGAAGCGGTatgataaataacttaagtttCTCTGTCAATGACATTTCATCTTCTAATAAGACTAGAAAATGTGAAACTAGACAGAGTAGTGAAATAAACAGCGCAATCCACACAAGTTCAAGTAACTTATCTTTCTCTGCAAACACTGAAGTTAAAGCAAATGCAAGGACTTCTGATGTTTCATCGGCTACTTCAGATGGTGCAGTGCTTGCGAAGTTAAAGGATCCCAAATCTCTTGAAGGCCTTGATGACAACATGTCATGTATCGTGAGAGGAGATGAAGCTAATAAATTGTCCAGCGTTGGTAAGATGAGTGGAGACAGATCAAGTCTTCAGTGTTCTTCTACTTCTAGTGGGAAGACTATAAATAATCAAACTTCTGCTGGATGTGTACACGTGAAAAATGAGGCTGATGATGGTAGTACAATTGGCCATAGTAGGCGGAATGAAAGTAGCGGGGAAGCAAATAATAAGGCACCTAGTGAGGCGATCTCTTCAAGAAATGCACATAGTACAGGAGACTATTTGGAAAATAACCATTCATCAGTAAAGAATGACGTGGCATCTGAAGCTTCTGATGATCTGCCTGCTGATACTTGTCCCGAGAAGGATGATGAAAAGAGTGTTGGATCACCTGTTTCGTCTGATACAAAGGATGCTTTACAGTCTCATCAAATGGATGAGAGTGAGGATTCTGACATAGAGGAGCAAGAT GTGAAAGTTTGTGATATATGTGGAGATGCTGGTCGGGAGGATTTACTTGCCATATGTTGCAAGTGTACAGATGGTGCAGAACATAC TTATTGCATGCGAAAAATGTTACAAAAAGTTCCAGAGGGGGATTGGATGTGCGAGGAATGCAAATTTGACGAGGAAATGAAAAATCGGAAAGAAGTTAAATCTGTGAAGCTTGATGGAAATGGAAAAAGTTATCCTACTGGTAAAATTGCTGTTGGAAATACAGGCCTCACCATAAAAACGGAATCAAAACCTTCTGATTTTGACGGTGACATAGTTTCTGATGCCAAAATTTCTGGCAAGAGGCGTATGGATGATACTGAAGTTTCTTCTGTGGCAAAGAAGCAGGCTCTCGAACCAGTTTCGGGGTCACCCAAAACGCTGAGTCCCAACAGACTTCCTGCACTTTCTCGTGAAAGTTCATTTAAGAACCCAGATAAGGGGAAGTTAAGATCTGCAAATCAAATCTCCTCTGGAGGACTTGCTGTTCATGATACTCCAGCTTGGGGGTCACGAACACAAACTTCTAGAG GTACCTTTTCAAAGTCTAATTCTTTCAATTCCCTGGCTGCAAAACGAAAAGTGCAACTTGTCGATGAGGGCTTCCTGCTGAAGCAGAAATTGGTCAGAGAGTCTGTTAGTCTTGATGCGAAAGAGAGTTCTAGTCGATCAATGGGCAAATCTATGTCATTTAGATCGATAAACACAAGCCGCAACAATGTTTCTGAATCAAAGGTTAAAATGTTATCCCCTAAGTTTTCCTCTGCTCAGGACAAAGGACAAATGTCGACAAAAGAACGAAATCAATTTGAAAGGAAGAATTCTTTTAGATCAGAGCGTTCTCCCAGCACTTCTGTTCCTTCTAGAACCGATCAAAGATCTGCATTTCGAGGTGACCCTTCTCCACTTTCTTCCTCAAGTAATATCCGTGATTCGAGGACAGGTCAGGTTGACAGCAAACCTGTGTCATTATTGAAATCTTCTGGTGCTGTTGCTCGTAGGACTCAGGATGTATCTGTTTATTCAG ATGAAGCTAAGAAGCAGATATCACACACATCCATCTCCCCAGGAGCTCTTGCTGCCAATACAATTAGTAGCTCTGATCAGAGAACTGACCAGAGTAGCGCTAGGGATGATTCTTTGTCAAACTCTCATATCGCTGAGAGACCAACATCTAGCGCTGGTGAAGGTCTGTCAGATGAGCTGTTCCAACCGAGTGAGTCAAAAAATGTTGGTGAGAGAACAAAGGAGAGTTCTGGGAGACGCTTAAAACAAGCTGGAACTGGTACTAAGTCACTCTTCTGCCAGAAGTGTAAAGGAAGTGGTCACTTGGCAGATAGTTGCACTGTTGATGTGTCTGAATTATCCGCTTCTGATGTTTCTGCTGTAAGAAATACTAGAGAGGCCCCAAATGGCACCAGCAATCTTAAAGCTGCAATTGAGGCTGCTATGCTAAGGAAGCCTGGAATATGCCGGAAGAATAGAGTTTTGGATCAATCTGATGATTTAGCTGTGTCAAACACAAATTCTGAAGCAACAGTGCAAGATCCACTATCTGGTTCAAGTAGCAGAAGAAATTTATCTTCCAATGAGGACGGCTATGTGGTGTCATCGAACTCAATGACTGGCTTTCATAAACAGGAAATCGGTAGCTTGGGGCAGCTGTCAGTGCCTCCTGCTGAAGCTCTTGCCGGAGCAGGGAACGCGTTCCCTATTCTTCCGTCTGACGAAAAGTCTTCACTTGTTGATTTACTTAGATATTCTCAAGCAACAATGTTAATACTTTCGAGGACAGCAATTCCAGAGCATGAATATATATGGCA GGGTGCTTTTGAGGTTCAGAAGAGTGGGAGAATTCTTGACCTATGTGATGGAATTCAGGCTCATTTATCAAGTTGTGCATCACCCAACGTTGTTGACACAGTAAACAAATTTCCTCAAAGGGTCCTCTTTAATGAGGTATCACGATTGAGCACTTGGCCAATTCAATTTCAGGAGTATGGTGTTAAAGAAGATAATATTGCACTGTTCTTTTTTGCTAAAGATATTGGGAG CTACGAGAGGTGCTATAAAACTTTGGTGGAGAATATGATTAGGAATGACACGGCTCTCAAAGCTAATCTTCAAGGTGTCGAACTTCTGATATTCCCATCTAACCGACTTCCTGAAAAATCTCAAC GGTGGAATATGATGTTCTTCCTGTGGGGTGTCTTTAGAGTAAAGAAGGCAAGCTGCATGCAACATATGCAAGCAGCTGGAAAGCCATCTCTTGCACCCCAAGATATTCCAAAGTCAGTCGTGTCTTTTCCAGAGAATGTACATTGCCTCAGGCCTGTAGACAATGTTACAAGTGCTAACGTTTCCATGGATGGTGAGGTAATTGCTTCAAAGGAGTCTGGTTGTCCATTAGTTAATGGAAATGTTGATTCGAAAGTGTCCCAAGTATGCAAAGGTGACTCTGCAGACACAAATGTGGAGCATCTGGAGCGTAGCTCCATGTCTACTGTACCATCCAGCCACATGAATTCTGCCCTAGAGAGGAGACAATTTGGCATTTTCCAG GTCGGTGATGCTGTACGTGAATGCAAAGCGGAAGTGCAAAGTAGTTTTACTCCAGCTGCCAATACTTCGTCATATCTTAGTACAAGTGAACCAGTGCCAATGGAATGTGGTTCTTTACTTGATAGACAGAAGCCATTTGGTTCTGTTGATGAAGCTGCAGGTCATATGCCGGAGAAAGCTTCTGTGGGCAGCACGGGGAAGGGCTTCAGTAGCACAAATGGTAGGAAATTTGAGATAAATCTGGAAGATGAGTATAAGGATGAAGAGGCATCTGAAACAAGTGGAAGTGCAACTACTGAACCAACACGGAAGGCACTCAATAGTGATGTGCTGAACCACCTGAAACGTCCACATTCTGTTGAGACCGTGATGCATTCTGCTAACTCTGGAGTTAATCAGGCAAGTCGAAGTTTTAATGATCATGACATTCTAGTTGAAAGGGCACACTACGACAAAAAATTGAAGACTAGTATTGGTGGATCTTATGGTAACAGCGAGCAAACTAGTTGTTCCAGCGATGATCTGTTGTCACGGATGCATGGTTCCTCTTATGGACCCTATCTTCCGGATACTGGGTATGATGAAGCTCTGAGTAAAGCAGCTATCCCGGAGTGCTCGGGGAGTGCAGCAAGATATTTCTTCCCTGTTGATCCAAATCCTGTTATGACTAGCTCAACCCCTTGGCAAATGCGTCATCCAGACTATGATCGGCTTAGTGATAGAGTCCCAAATCTTGAGCTAGCATTAGGTGGTGAGTCAAGTTTGCTGACCCAGGGAATCCCACCCTTTTTAGTTGGGAAAGCAGACAAGAAAATCAGTCAGGACCAAGGTGGTGAGACACATTTGCTGACTCAGGGAATCCCACCCTTTTTAGTTGGGAAAGTAGACAAGAAAATCATTCAGGACCAAGGTGGCGGCGAGATACATTCGCTGACTCCGGGAATACCGCCCTTTTTAGTTGGGAAGGTAGACAAAAAAGTCAATCAGGGCCAAGGTGGCGAGACACATTCGCTGACTCCGGGTATACCACCCTTTTTAGTTGGGAAAGCAGACAAGAAAGTCAGTCAGGACCATTCTTCAGCGAAGGAAGAAGCTGGAGTGGAGGAGGTGGAGGATGTCTCTGCTTCTCTCTCGCTTtctctttcctttcctttcccAGATAAGGAACAGCAGAAAGGGTCTGTTTCACAAACTGAGCAGGCAATACCTGAAACAAGACGCAGTAATACGTTTCCTCTCTTCTTTCGGGGACTGGGCAACAAGTAG